AACCGTTGTTGTAAGCGACGCCCTGCGCGTTGCCGTACTGACCATTTCGGTAGGGACCGTTGTTATACGGGCCGTTGGTATACGGGCCGTTACCATACTGGCCCCAGTTGCCGTTGTTGCCACGATAAGCGTCATCGCGGTCGTGATCGTTGTCACGCCGTCCCTGCCAGCCGCCGCCGTTACTTCCGTAGCCGGCGCGATACCCGTGCATGTAGTCCTGTTCGCTATGACGCGGATGCCAGCTACGGCCGTGCGAGCGATCGTTGCTGCCGTCGCGATATCCGTTGTTGTATTCGCGGCGGTCCCTATCGTTTTGGTATCCCCAACCGTTGTTGTGCCCCCACCATGGCGCTTGCGCAAAGCTGGCGCTGGATAATAGAAAAAGTACTCCAACCGCTAAGGCCAATTTCGTCATGACTTTCATAGTTGCCTCCGTCCTGTAGGGCACGGAGCAGCCGGCCCGCAGGAAAACTCTGTCGACCAAGTAGCTGATGTAAGTAACCCCTTACATGGTTGTTTGTTGCGGCACTGTATAACTTTTTTGGATGCCTAAACCGCATGGGCACACTACTTGGGGGGGGCAAGCAAGTCAATTTACGAGGGTTCAGGCGGACATCGGACTTTGGAGCGGGTGCGGCGAGACCCAGAGAGCCAGCCCAGCTCCAATCGGGCGCTTTTGGCGCAGCCATCGACCGCTTGGCATTTCCTAAGTTACATTGTTAGGTCCATGTCCGCCCCTGAGTCTCATTTTGTCCGTGCCTGCCGTTGCCAGCCGACGCCGGTGACCCCGGTCTGGTTTATGCGCCAGGCGGGCCGATACATGGCGGAATACCGCGAGGTCCGCAAGCATCACTCGATTGTCGAAATCTGCAAGACGCCCAAAGTGGCAGCGCAGGTCACGATTGAGGCGGCGGAGATCCTGGGGGTGGACGCCGCCATCATCTTCGCCGACCTCCTGCTTCCGCTGGAGGTGATGGGCATCCCATTCCATTTCCAGGAAGGGGAGGGACCGGTAATCGAAAAGCCGGTGCGCAGCGTCGCCGACGTCCACGCGCTGCGAATTGACCAGGCGGGGGAGCTCAACTACGTGGGGGAATCTGTACACCTTGTCGCGCGGCACTTCGGCGCGAAGTTGCCGGTGATCGGTTTCTGCGGCGCACCGTTCACCCTGGCCAGCTACATGATCGAAGGCGGCGGGTCGCGCAACTACGTTGAGACCAAGAAGCTGATGTACCGCTCCCCGGAGGCGTGGGACGAGATGATGGGCAAGCTGATCTCGGTGCTCGGCGACTACGTGATCGAGCAGGCGCGGCGCGGCGCTGACGTGGTGCAGATCTTCGATTCCTGGGTGGGATGCCTGAGCCCAGGCGATTACCGGCGCTTTGTCCTGCCGCGCACCACGGAGCTGGTGCAGCGGGTAAAGCACGCGGGGGTACCAGTCATCTACTTCGGAACGGAGACGGCCACACTGTTGCCGGCGATGAAGGAGACGGGAGCCGACGTCATCGGGGTGGACTGGCGCATGCCGATTGATGCCGCGTGGAAGTCGTTGGGCAATCACGGTGCGGTGCAGGGAAACCTGGATCCGGTGGTGCTGTTCGCGAATAAGAAAGAAATTCACTCGCAGGCGGAAGACGTGCTGCAGCGCACCGGCGGGCGCCCGGGGCACGTTTTCAACCTTGGGCACGGCATCCTGCCGGAGACGCCAGTAGAGCACGTCAAGGACCTCTGCGACTTTGTCCACCAATACTCGTCCAAGTACGCCACCGCAGCGAAGGTCGAGTGGTTCGGGGAGGGGCAGTGAGCAGCTTGAGCAGCGGTCGGGGATCGACGGCCGTTCTCCTGCTCGCCCACGGCAGCCCCGATTCGCCGGATCAGGTCCCTGAATTCCTGAACAATATTGCCGGACGCCCGCTCCCGCCCCCGGTGATCGAAGAGGTGAAGCATCGTTACGGTCTGATCGGCCACTCGCCGCTGACGGAAACCACGATGCGGCAGGCGGCAGGAGCGGCGCGCGAATTGCGCCTTCCGGTGTATGTCGGGATGCGCAATTGGAAGCCGTTCATCGCGGATACAGTGCGGCAGATGACGAACGACGGCGTTGTGCATGCGGTCGCCATCTGCCTGGCGCCGCAGAATTCCCGCACCAGCGTTGGGCTGTACCGGCGGGCGCTCGGCGAGCCTGCGTTCGAGGTGGAGTTCGTGGACAACTGGCACGACCACCCCCTGTTGATCAGGGCCTTCGCCGAAAAACTGGCGCCGGGCTGGAAGCGCGCGTGCGAGGAAGCAGGCGCGCGCGTGCCCATCATTTTCACCGCCCACAGCGTGCCGACCCGAACGATCGAGGAAGGCGACCCGTACGAGCAGCAGGCGAAAGAAACCGCCGAGATGGTGGCCATGGAAGTTGCGTCGTTGACGGTGGAGGACTGGACGTTCGCCTTCCAGAGCCAGGGCATGTCGGGGGGAAGCTGGCTGGGGCCGACGGTGGAAGACACCATCCTGAAGTTGAAAGGAAAAGGCCACGGCGGCGTCTTCATCCAGCCGATCGGATTCGTGTGCGATCACGTGGAAGTGCTCTATGACATCGATATCGGTTTCCGGCAGTTCGCCGAGCGGCAAGGCATGCGGCTGTGGCGCGCCGAGTCGCTGAACGACTCGCCCACG
This portion of the Terriglobales bacterium genome encodes:
- the hemE gene encoding uroporphyrinogen decarboxylase, with the translated sequence MSAPESHFVRACRCQPTPVTPVWFMRQAGRYMAEYREVRKHHSIVEICKTPKVAAQVTIEAAEILGVDAAIIFADLLLPLEVMGIPFHFQEGEGPVIEKPVRSVADVHALRIDQAGELNYVGESVHLVARHFGAKLPVIGFCGAPFTLASYMIEGGGSRNYVETKKLMYRSPEAWDEMMGKLISVLGDYVIEQARRGADVVQIFDSWVGCLSPGDYRRFVLPRTTELVQRVKHAGVPVIYFGTETATLLPAMKETGADVIGVDWRMPIDAAWKSLGNHGAVQGNLDPVVLFANKKEIHSQAEDVLQRTGGRPGHVFNLGHGILPETPVEHVKDLCDFVHQYSSKYATAAKVEWFGEGQ
- the hemH gene encoding ferrochelatase encodes the protein MSSLSSGRGSTAVLLLAHGSPDSPDQVPEFLNNIAGRPLPPPVIEEVKHRYGLIGHSPLTETTMRQAAGAARELRLPVYVGMRNWKPFIADTVRQMTNDGVVHAVAICLAPQNSRTSVGLYRRALGEPAFEVEFVDNWHDHPLLIRAFAEKLAPGWKRACEEAGARVPIIFTAHSVPTRTIEEGDPYEQQAKETAEMVAMEVASLTVEDWTFAFQSQGMSGGSWLGPTVEDTILKLKGKGHGGVFIQPIGFVCDHVEVLYDIDIGFRQFAERQGMRLWRAESLNDSPTFCAAIADVARSRLEPAGEAKPLVQIKAKI